A genomic stretch from Schistosoma haematobium chromosome 4, whole genome shotgun sequence includes:
- the CD82 gene encoding Cd82 molecule (EggNog:ENOG410V4JI~COG:S), which yields MKGCIQCLRVILVVFNFLVVLIGLAVLGFSVYIYLEPEAQDIILASGQQHAVQIMLYALMGIGGITLVIALFGCCGAYHESQCLLGTYFTILIVIFATQVTGATLGYLYREEIMKYVDDRMREGIEEYSMLRDQRENPVPFMDSIQRMLRCCGVNGYEDYRESIPIACCDHHVSTCLNALLSPEEVYKEGCKDKYKVMLKDKLVIIFLATVSIAAFEIFCLLFSMVMCCTIRQYHSDYYGVNYSIAT from the exons ATGAAGGGCTGTATACAGTGTTTAAGAGTCATACTAGTAGTTTTCAACTTCCTGGTTGTG CTTATTGGGTTGGCAGTTTTGGGCTTTTCTGTTTACATCTACCTGGAACCAGAGGCGCAGGACATCATACTTGCGTCGGGACAGCAACATGCGGTACAAATCATGTTATATGCTCTTATGGGTATCGGTGGAATTACTTTAGTAATAGCGCTGTTTGGCTGTTGTGGTGCTTACCATGAATCGCAGTGTCTTTTGGGAACATATTTCACTATTCTTATAGTGATTTTTGCAACTCAAGTAACAGGAGCCACATTGGGTTATTTATACAGAGAGGAG ATTATGAAATATGTCGATGATCGTATGAGAGAAGGTATTGAAGAGTATTCAATGCTACGTGATCAACGTGAAAATCCCGTACCGTTTATGGATTCAATCCAACGTATG TTGCGCTGTTGTGGTGTCAATGGTTACGAAGATTACCGTGAAAGTATACCCATAGCATGTTGTGATCATCATGTAAGCACATGTCTAAATGCATTACTGTCACCCGAAGAAGTTTATAAAGAA GGTTGCAAAGATAAATATAAAGTAatgttgaaagataaattgGTCATTATATTCCTTGCAACTGTTTCTATTGCAGCTTTTGAA ATATTTTGTCTTCTCTTTTCAATGGTTATGTGTTGCACAATTCGACAATACCATTCAGATTATTATGGAGTCAATTATTCAATTGCTACTTGA